A single window of Mugil cephalus isolate CIBA_MC_2020 chromosome 1, CIBA_Mcephalus_1.1, whole genome shotgun sequence DNA harbors:
- the f13a1b gene encoding coagulation factor XIII A chain: protein MTDQGSTATPSSAPPVPTGPPPKVTNRGRTTVPIDSSNSDTPEIPEFEFFGVPGPRGYPPMTGYLDIWDVDMIKRPDESNKMSHRTMLFNSDYLIVRRGQEFQVKVTFNRPYKPAEDQFALEFVIGSSPQFSKGTYIPVFPTTDRQSTWGGRIINTSDNMVTMGITPSASCIVGKYHMYVAVLTPHGIRRTRRDTSRDLYILFNPWARDDAVFLDNEEEREECVMTEMGIIYHGAFDDVSERNWNYGQFNYGVLDACLYIMDRAEMPITNRGDPIKVTRKASAMLNSRDDDGVLVGNWSGDYTYGVAPTSWTGSTDILLSYASSKMPVCYAQCWVYAAVFNSFLRCLGIPSRVVTNFYSAHDNDGNLRTDIILDDNGRIDRNRTKDSIWNYHCWNECYMSRPDLPPGFGGWQVVDATPQETSDGMYRCGPASVQAIKHGQICFPFDAAFVFAEVNSDVVFYSRNKDGTMAPVKVNRTHVGRMVLTKTPGDFTRRDITEQYKFAEGSTEERTVLEKAEEYGCKREKSSPPLSDVDLTLPTLEVAVGDDFEMNLEFVNHSDQRRTIDIYISGSVVYYTGVTSAEFLFRDPTVTIGPHKSVKELVTVEAKNYMKHLVEQANLNFIVTGKIKETGQIVSAMKVVTLHNPKLDIKVSGPGKVNEEMMVTVEFTNPFTFSLDGVYIRMEGPGIMPPKSKYYSLITAGSSLTWSEFFTPQRAGRSRMIATLDCPALRQVYGQVSVDIEL from the exons ATGACGGATCAAGGTTCCACCGCAACCCCTTCTTCTGCTCCCCCTGTTCCCACCGGACCTCCTCCCAAGGTGACGAACCGTGGACGCACCACGGTTCCGATCGACAGCTCCAACTCTGACACACCAGAGATCCCCGAGTTCGAGTTCTTCGGTGTTCCAGGCCCCAGGGGATATCCACCTATGACTG GGTACCTGGACATCTGGGACGTAGACATGATTAAGAGGCCAGATGAGAGCAACAAGATGAGCCACCGCACCATGCTGTTCAACTCGGACTATCTCATCGTTCGCAGAGGACAAGAGTTCCAGGTCAAGGTCACCTTTAATCGTCCCTACAAACCCGCTGAAGACCAGTTTGCTCTGGAGTTTGTTATCG GTTCCAGCCCTCAGTTCAGCAAGGGCACCTACATTCCCGTTTTCCCCACAACGGACCGCCAGAGCACCTGGGGGGGCCGCATCATAAATACTTCTGACAACATGGTCACCATGGGCATCACCCCCTCCGCAAGCTGCATTGTGGGGAAGTATCACATGTACGTCGCCGTGCTGACACCCCACGGCATCCGCAGGACCAGACGAGACACCAGCCGAGACCTCTACATCCTCTTCAATCCCTGGGCGCGAG ACGATGCTGTGTTTCTGGATAatgaagaagagagggaggagtgtGTGATGACTGAGATGGGGATCATCTATCACGGCGCTTTCGACGACGTCTCTGAGAGAAACTGGAACTATGGACAG TTCAACTATGGAGTGCTGGATGCATGTTTGTACATCATGGACAGGGCTGAGATGCCCATCACCAACAGAGGAGACCCCATTAAGGTGACCAGAAAGGCCTCTGCCATG CTCAACTCTCGTGACGACGATGGCGTGTTGGTGGGGAACTGGAGCGGTGACTACACCTACGGAGTGGCGCCCACTTCCTGGACTGGCAGCACAGACATCCTGCTCAGCTATGCTAGTAGCAAAATGCCAGTCTGCTATGCACAGTGCTGGGTCTATGCTGCTGTCTTCAACTCCT TCCTACGCTGTCTGGGCATCCCCTCCCGCGTCGTCACCAACTTCTACTCTGCTCATGACAATGACGGGAACCTGAGGACCGACATAATCTTGGATGACAACGGCAGAATCGACCGAAACCGCACCAAGGACTCTATCTG GAACTACCACTGCTGGAATGAGTGCTACATGTCCAGACCAGATCTCCCTCCTGGTTTTGGAGGCTGGCAGGTTGTGGACGCAACACCACAGGAGACTAGTGATg GTATGTACAGATGCGGACCAGCGTCAGTCCAGGCCATCAAACATGGACAGATTTGCTTCCCATTTGATGCTGCCTTTGTGTTTGCTGAG GTCAACAGCGATGTGGTGTTTTATTCCCGGAACAAAGATGGCACCATGGCACCAGTCAAGGTGAACAGGACTCACGTTGGCCGCATGGTTTTGACCAAAACTCCAGGAGACTTCACCCGCCGCGACATCACCGAACAGTACAAGTTTGCTGAAG GCAGCACAGAGGAGCGAACCGTTCTGGAAAAGGCAGAAGAGTACGGCTGTAAACGAGAGAAGTCTAGCCCGCCTCTGTCTGACGTGGACCTGACCCTGCCCACTCTGGAGGTTGCCGTCGGTGACGACTTTGAGATGAACCTGGAGTTTGTGAACCACAGCGACCAGCGGCGCACCATCGACATCTACATCAGTGGGAGTGTGGTGTATTACACTGGAGTCACCAGCGCTGAGTTCCTGTTCAGAGACCCCACAGTGACCATTGGCCCCCATAAAA GTGTCAAGGAGTTGGTGACGGTGGAGGCAAAGAACTACATGAAACATCTGGTGGAACAGGCCAACCTCAACTTTATCGTTACTGGGAAAATCAAAGAAACCGGCCAGATTGTCTCCGCAATGAAAGTTGTCACCCTGCACAATCCCAAACTCGATATCAAG GTGTCGGGTCCAGGCAAAGTGAATGAAGAGATGATGGTGACCGTGGAGTTTACAAACCCCTTCACCTTCAGTCTTGATGGTGTGTACATTCGAATGGAAGGACCCGGGATCATGCCGCCCAAGTCCAAATATTACAG TCTGATCACAGCAGGCTCCTCTCTGACCTGGTCTGAGTTTTTCACCCCTCAGAGGGCTGGCAGATCCAGGATGATTGCGACTCTGGACTGTCCTGCTCTCAGGCAGGTCTACGGCCAGGTGTCCGTCGACATCGAACTGTGA
- the LOC125015647 gene encoding protein mono-ADP-ribosyltransferase PARP14-like, which translates to MDEYPHPLFFEARDLTDREREKLRRYFNKKRDSGGGDCGTIQRTEDNIYKVCFKEREDQERVLQRKFHTVSLPGGELRLTVSRASTPQNSDQPSTSQAQVFTKANTKTLEKRQRLDVFLIYYLRDNPKASKLLGKQLSAVGCTFELDFDEEEVVIRGDIEKGPGGAFGGTAEKWEQQVDLVFVEFTERFSCHHVFEPKQVKMLLQDHSLAADDVKVYPESGYAVVVGDVQVVNARIETLTRSVSTSREVPVVQKQFNLVEEEFSREMRANYPEVKITRGSAMIILEGPDKEVQLGETKLNELIKRIKEKRLQLPTDLITFIRLSSAISKYQARFKQSLRHPVSLQVGSDLLLSSLSSDALDEAEAAVMRDLNVESVNLQGAAAVPPDLDRVKEILNKAKDKENSGELRVDVKFIPGSSGTAVTKVQLVGYSVNVKKLKDVLHDYMINQVETQEFLNLPQPELVDCFDRILQLIPMKQTKAMLKASQFPSPCVIVSGPRCHVQEAKQALTSALGSLITDTLVLDGPGAQRFFQTDGKESKELVESSFQVLIREKKDVHSPRVNVMPQLQSLPCRIKPRGHSLRFGSIAVNKMNLNIKIGSLEHEQGNVLVVPMLNKQLTSTNVGTCLLNKAGNAVKSRFDSVVANHTLAPGDVMQVDAPPSLGCTKIFFIECLPWDGLRGNSAQALGNGLRKCLDLCAHQGLKSVAFPIIGPGIVLKFPLRGAIEVLTESIRQFGLSTSTGSLSAIHIVIKPGYPDSEECYHDVYKYLSLNMNQGDQVIFGSLTSDLDNVTMAVGGGVDLHVVFGDITNETTDVVVNTTDFKNFNYDGVCKDILTVAGPQMENELRAANVNRGDIIVSKPGNFPCKSIFHVCGEKDAGLIEELVCKIIDYCEKRHFQSVAIPAICAGVGGLDPGVVAGAILRGIKTATSSTSPHLRNIRLVLIKINVFLAFKEEAMQAFATAAVKTVPQFSHHQQQQQQQQSPQSLITDLSFLQTSSTSQKSVFMFLGFLRKDIDDAMAKLKSLYQTQYSSKTFRKEELEGLTQDDMEDLKQLVENEGLYMKTDQSGSLTVSGLKDGVTNVLQKFSVFQQDILRRAVISKEEEELYNRVVWCLLGYTGNWERLPKTANHKLENKDIAEGIFDALGTLLTVDLQKMEATRNPGGQIVMLKRLENLPDFTFPLYWDDMAPGEVMKKVPLVQSSAEFKTVKEAFKRTVTKTVVKIERLQNIHLRRAYEAQKNHISHKNATEGGAHEKMLYHGTTEDNCNSIMKTGFNRNFAGQNATVYGCGTYFAVNANYSAQPTYSRPAADGSQLMFVARVLTGIHTQGQSNMRMPPPRDSQQPHDRYDSVVDRMDNPSMYVVFHDSQAYPDYLITFK; encoded by the exons ATGGATGAGTACCCACATCCATTGTTTTTTGAAGCCAGAGAtttgacagacagagagagggagaagctcAGGAGATActtcaacaaaaaaagagactcTGGGGGAGGAGATTGTGGAACAATTCAACGGACTGAAGACAACATCTATAAAGTGTGCTTCAAGGAAAGAGAAG atCAGGAAAGGGTTTTGCAGAGGAAGTTTCACACAGTCAGTCTTCCTGGTGGGGAGCTACGTTTGACGGTGAGCCGAGCCAGTACGCCCCAGAACTCTGATCAGCCATCGACAAGCCAGGCTCAG GTATTTACAaaggcaaacacaaaaactcttGAGAAGAGACAGCGCTTGGATGTTTTCCTCATATACTACCTGAGAGACAACCCTAAAGCGTCCAAATTACTAGGAAAGCAACTCTCTGCAGTCGGCTGCACATTTGAGTTAGATTTTGACGAAGAAGAGGTAGTCATAAGGGGCGATATTGAGAAGGGGCCTGGAGGAGCTTTTGGTGGTACTGCAGAGAAATGGGAGCAACAGGTGGATCTGGTCTTTGTCGAGTTCACAGAGCGCTTCTCCTGTCATCATGTGTTTGAGccaaaacaagttaaaatgCTTCTACAGGACCACTCCTTGGCAGCTGATGATGTAAAAGTATACCCAGAGAGTGGTTATGCTGTGGTAGTGGGAGATGTTCAGGTTGTAAATGCAAGGATTGAAACTCTGACGAGGAGCGTGTCGACCAGCAGGGAGGTGCCTGTTGTGCAGAAGCAGTTTAATCTGGTCGAAGAAGAGTTTAGTCGAGAAATGCGTGCAAATTATCCAGAGGTTAAAATCACCAGGGGCAGTGCCATGATCATCTTGGAAGGACCCGACAAGGAGGTGCAGTTGGGAGAAACAAAACTTAATGAATTGATCAAGaggataaaagaaaagagacttCAGCTTCCTACAGATTTAATAACCTTCATAAGACTCAGTAGTGCCATCTCAAAGTACCAAGCACGCTTCAAGCAGAGCCTCAGGCATCCGGTTTCCCTACAGGTGGGTTCAGACCTGCTTCTTTCTAGTCTGTCCTCTGATGCCTTGGATGAGGCTGAGGCAGCAGTGATGAGAGATCTGAATGTGGAGAGTGTGAACCTACAGGGTGCTGCAGCCGTACCTCCAGATCTGGACAGAGTGAAAGAAATTCTCAACAAAgccaaagacaaagaaaactctGGTGAACTTAGAGTAGATGTGAAATTCATCCCAGGATCCAGTGGAACTGCTGTTACCAAGGTCCAACTAGTGGGCTACAGCGTGAATGTGAAAAAGCTCAAAGATGTTCTTCATGACTATATGATCAATCAGGTTGAGACTCAAGAATTTCTGAATCTGCCGCAGCCTGAGCTAGTTGACTGTTTTGATCGAATCTTACAACTGATTCCCATGAAGCAGACCAAGGCGATGTTAAAAGCTTCACAGTTTCCCAGTCCTTGCGTAATTGTGTCTGGTCCCCGTTGTCATGTTCAGGAGGCCAAGCAAGCCCTCACGTCTGCTCTCGGCAGTCTCATAACAGATACTTTGGTTCTCGATGGACCAGGAGCTCAGCGCTTCTTCCAGACAGATGGTAAAGAGAGTAAGGAGCTGGTAGAGAGTTCTTTCCAGGTCCTtatcagagaaaagaaagatgttCACTCCCCACGTGTCAATGTCATGCCTCAACTACAAAGCCTCCCCTGCAGGATCAAACCCAGAGGCCATTCCCTCCGTTTTGGGAGCATTGCAGTCAACAAAATGAACCTAAATATCAAAATTGGGAGTTTAGAACACGAACAG GGGAATGTTTTGGTGGTCCCCATGCTCAACAAGCAGCTGACTTCTACAAATGTTGGTACCTGTCTGttaaataaagcaggaaacGCAGTGAAGTCAAGGTTTGACTCAGTGGTAGCGAACCATACCCTCGCCCCTGGTGACGTTATGCAGGTCGATGCGCCTCCATCTCTAGGATGCACCAAGATCTTCTTCATTGAGTGCTTGCCTTGGGATGGATTAAGAGGAAATAGTGCCcag GCTCTTGGTAATGGGCTGAGGAAGTGCCTGGACCTCTGTGCACATCAGGGCTTGAAGTCAGTGGCCTTTCCGATTATTGGCCCTGGAATTGTGTTAAAGTTTCCTCTGAGAGGAGCCATCGAAGTACTAACCGAGAGCATCCGACAGTTTGGGTTATCTACATCAACTGGGTCTCTCTCTGCCATTCACATCGTCATTAAACCTGGCTATCCTGACTCTGAGGAG tgCTACCATGATGTCTACAAATACCTCAGCTTGAACATGAACCAAGGAGACCAAG TAATCTTCGGGTCCCTCACCAGTGACCTTGACAATGTCACCATGGcagtggggggtggggttgaCCTACATGTGGTGTTCGGTGACATCACTAATGAGACTACAGATGTGGTGGTGAACACGACCGACTTCAAAAATTTTAACTATG ATGGGGTGTGCAAAGACATCTTAACCGTAGCTGGACCACAGATGGAAAATGAACTGAGAGCAG CAAACGTGAACCGAGGAGACATTATTGTATCCAAGCCAGGAAACTTCCCCTGTAAAAGCATTTTCCATGTGTGCGGAGAAAAGGATGCAGGCTTAATTGAAGAACTTGTGTGTAAAATCATTGACTATTGTGAAAAACGTCATTTCCAGTCCGTCGCTATCCCTGCCATCTGTGCTG GAGTTGGTGGGTTGGACCCTGGTGTTGTGGCAGGCGCCATTCTCAGAGGAATCAAGACAGCGACATCGTCCACTTCTCCACATCTCCGCAACATCCGCCTGGTCCTCATTAAGATCAATGTCTTCTTGGCTTTTAAAGAGGAAGCTATGCAGGCATTTGCCACTGCCGCAGTAAAAACAG TACCTCAGTTCtctcatcatcaacaacaacaacaacaacaacagtcgccACAGTCTCTAATCACAGATCTAAGCTTTCTTCAGACCAGCTCCACAAGTCAGAAGTCCGTCTTCATGTTCCTGGGCTTTTTAAGGAAGGACATTGACGATGCCATGGCAAAGCTGAAAAGCCTGTATCAGACACAGTACTCCAGTAAAACTTTCAgaaaggaggagctggaaggCCTCACCCAGGATGACATGGAGGATCTGAAACAACTAGTGGAGAATGAGGGTCTGTATATGAAGACAGACCAGTCTGGCAGCTTAACTGTGAGCGGGTTAAAAGATGGCGTCACCAATGTGTTGCAGAAGTTTAGTGTGTTTCAGCAGGACATCCTCAGGAGGGCCGTGATatccaaggaggaggaggaattgtACAACCGCGTGGTTTGGTGCCTCCTAGGATATACCGGCAACTGGGAAAGACTTCCCAAAACAGCCAATCACAAGCTGGAAAACAAGGATATAGCAGAAGGGATATTTGACGCACTGGGAACCTTGTTGACCGTGGATCTACAGAAGATGGAGGCCACAAGAAACCCAGGAGGACAGATAGTGATGCTGAAACGACTTGAGAATCTGCCAG actTCACCTTCCCTCTGTACTGGGACGACATGGCTCCTGGTGAAGTCATGAAGAAAGTGCCACTGGTGCAATCTTCGGCAGAATTCAAGACAGTGAAGGAGGCCTTCAAAAGAACTGTCACCAAGACAGTAGTGAAG ATTGAGCGTTTGCAGAACATTCATCTGCGTCGTGCCTATGAAGCACAGAAGAATCATATTTCTCACAAGAACGCAACTGAGGGCGGAGCACATGAAAAGATGCTGTACCACGGGACGACCGAGGACAACTGTAACTCCATCATGAAAACTGGGTTCAACAGGAATTTTGCTGGGCAAAATG CCACTGTATATGGTTGTGGAACCTACTTTGCAGTAAACGCCAACTACTCAGCCCAGCCCACCTACTCCAGGCCAGCTGCTGATGGTTCTCAGTTAATGTTTGTGGCACGAGTCTTGACGGGCATCCACACTCAGGGCCAAAGCAACATGAGGATGCCTCCACCTCGCGACAGCCAGCAGCCACATGACCGTTACGACAGCGTGGTGGACCGAATGGACAACCCCAGCATGTATGTTGTGTTCCATGATAGCCAAGCTTACCCTGACTACCTCATCACCTTCAAGTGA
- the LOC125003768 gene encoding protein mono-ADP-ribosyltransferase PARP14-like, with protein sequence MKVKRNESASDHTVHPVQNSNLHSVENSRQDQRMGDTVRKEDALGNLMAKILKSLETSSIKAVTSKKCEAKRPDDLFRPPRREVTQPGSKQRDRLSQQCEEHKLTMCTTNLPLKLKPTHQPPYNHSLVQILRLIGPDNRVQSRAVKLDGLIKKNVRKRVMIPEDLIAFIRSSGAISKYQTDFQSFRNPVFLELGSHLLLSSLSSDALDEALAVVLRDLSVEIVKLLSAAAVPSYLDRVKEILNKAKNEENSRELRVDVSFISGTGTSVTKVRLVGYRENVNKLKEVLHDYQINQIPTQEVLILPHPEMADCFDEILDLTGMKQTKVTLRASHSPHPCVLVSGPCCHVQEAKQALTSSLANLTSDTLILDGGQALHFFQTEGKVAKELVESSNQVLIREKKGNMRTRSQYSNSHRVLRHSFLGWSQTLWKNNRINLKIGLGSLVDEQVDVLVVPMLKKMLTSTEIGKCLLNKAGNAMRSNFNLMAAKCTPAAGDVLQVDAPTSLSCSKVFFIECLPWDGIRGLSVQALGNGLKKCLDLCLQQGWSSVALPLSGPDGALKYPYRNASQVLVDRICQVGSSASSGSLSTIHIIIKPDPGAENWYHDVYSHLNVNMNQGGQAIFGSLTSDLDDFTVTVGGRVKLQVVFGDITNETTDAVVNSTTDGVCKDILSKAGPQVEGILKMANVNQGVVFKTPPGSFPCKAILHVCGERNKGIIELLVYNIIQRCEASGYKSVAIPAICAGAGGLDPGLVAHAILQGIKTSISSRPHLCLTSIRLVLIKINVFLAFKHQAMQMFAPAEINKVSDLRLPPVTQQPSVSSVSTYTGLNIFPPSSTSQRSAFLFLGLCRENVDDAMTKLKNLYQSHCSTKTFTKEDLADLNQSDMKELKQMVETQGLYMQVDHPNMGDLTVRGLKDGVSKVVQILETKALLRRERRVWEEDELYTRVSWCILGSDHSWKRLPKTASHNLENSNVMKGIVDAEGISWSVDLQKMEAKSLLTRQRTQLKRLENRPDFSLPLYWDNMAPGEKLKVVALHPSSPDYSKISMAFKQTVNKSILKIERVQNIRLLQIYEAQKKHISEKDIHGRGAGEKLLYHGTSKDNCDSIINNGFNRSFSGRNANAYGHGTYFAVNASYSAHTTYATPAADGSQTMFVAQVLTGTYTQGNGNMRVPPPRNSQKLHDLYDSVVDQTHNPSIYVIFSDNQAYPAYLITFC encoded by the exons atgaaagtgaaacgAAATGAAAGTGCTTCCGATCACACAGTTCATCCTGTTCAGAATAGTAACTTGCACAGCGTGGAAAACAGCAGACAAGACCAGAGAATGGGAGACACTGTCCGGAAAGAAGATGCTTTAGGGAACCTGATGGCGAAAATACTGAAAAGCCTGGAAACATCATCTATAAAAGCAGTTACatcaaaaaaat GTGAGGCAAAGCGGCCTGATGACCTGTTCCGACCTCCACGTAGGGAAGTCACACAGCCAGGGAGCAAACAGAGGGACAGGCTGTCACAACAGTGTGAGGAACATAAACTCACTATGTGCACGACCAATTTGCCTCTAAAGCTTAAACCCACACATCAGCCACCCTACAATCACTCACTG GTTCAAATCCTGAGATTGATTGGCCCTGACAACAGGGTGCAGTCCAGAGCTGTAAAGTTGGAtggactgattaaaaaaaacgtaAGAAAGAGAGTTATGATCCCTGAGGATTTAATAGCATTCATTAGATCCAGTGGTGCCATCTCCAAGTATCAGACTGACTTCCAGAGCTTCAGAAATCCCGTTTTCCTAGAGTTGGGATCACACCTTCTTCTGTCCAGTTTGTCGTCTGATGCCTTGGATGAGGCTCTGGCAGTAGTGTTGAGAGATCTGAGCGTGGAGATTGTAAAGCTGCTCAGTGCTGCAGCTGTACCTTCATATCTTGACAGAGTGAAAGAGATCCTCAACAAAGCCAAGAATGAAGAAAACAGTCGTGAACTTAGAGTGGACGTGAGCTTCATCTCAGGAACAGGAACCTCAGTGACCAAGGTTCGACTGGTGGGctacagagaaaatgtgaaCAAGCTCAAAGAGGTGCTTCATGACTACCAGATCAATCAGATTCCCACTCAGGAAGTTCTCATCCTACCACATCCTGAAATGGCTGATTGTTTTGATGAGATCTTAGATCTGACTGGCATGAAGCAGACCAAGGTGACATTAAGAGCCTCACATTCTCCTCATccttgtgtgcttgtgtctggTCCTTGCTGTCATGTTCAGGAGGCCAAGCAGGCCCTAACTTCAAGTCTAGCCAATCTGACATCAGACACATTGATTCTAGATGGAGGCCAAGCTCTGCACTTTTTCCAGACAGAGGGTAAAGTGGCTAAAGAGTTGGTAGAGAGCTCAAATCAAGTCCTTATCAGGGAAAAGAAAGGTAACATGAGGACTAGATCACAATACTCCAACAGCCACAGAGTTCTCAGGCATTCATTCCTTGGATGGTCCCAGACTCtttggaaaaacaacagaataaaccTGAAGATTGGTCTTGGAAGTTTAGTGGATGAGCAG GTGGATGTGTTGGTGGTGCCCATGCTCAAGAAGATGCTAACGTCTACGGAAATTGGGAAATGTTTACTGAATAAAGCAGGAAATGCAATGAGGAGCAATTTTAACCTGATGGCAGCGAAATGTACTCCCGCTGCCGGTGATGTTCTGCAGGTCGATGCTCCCACATCTCTCAGCTGCTCCAAGGTTTTCTTCATTGAATGTCTGCCATGGGATGGAATCAGAGGATTGAGTGTGCAG GCTCTTGGCAACGGACTAAAGAAGTGTTTGGACCTCTGTCTACAGCAAGGCTGGTCCTCTGTGGCCTTGCCACTCAGTGGACCTGATGGGGCTTTGAAATACCCATATAGAAATGCTTCTCAAGTGTTGGTCGACAGGATTTGCCAAGTTGGGTCTTCAGCTTCCTCCGGGTCTCTCTCCACTATTCATATCATCATTAAACCAGATCCTGGCGCTGAGAAT tggTACCATGACGTCTACAGTCACCTCAACGTGAACATGAACCAAGGAGGGCAAG CCATCTTCGGGTCCCTCACCAGTGATCTTGATGACTTCACTGTGACAGTGGGAGGCCGGGTTAAGCTACAGGTGGTGTTTGGCGACATCACTAATGAGACCACAGACGCTGTGGTGAACTCAACCACAGATGGCGTGTGCAAAGACATCTTATCCAAGGCTGGACCTCAAGTGGAAGGGATTCTGAAAATGg ctAACGTGAATCAGGGAGTTGTTTTCAAAACCCCACCTGGATCATTTCCTTGTAAAGCCATTTTACATGTGTGTGGAGAAAGGAATAAAGGCATCATTGAACTGTTGGTGTACAACATCATTCAACGCTGTGAGGCTTCTGGATACAAGTCTGTGGCCATCCCTGCCATCTGTGCTG GTGCTGGTGGGCTTGACCCTGGTCTTGTGGCACATGCCATCCTCCAAGGGATCAAGACGTCCATATCATCGAGGCCCCATCTTTGTCTTACCAGCATTCGTCTTGTACTGATTAAGATCAATGTTTTTTTAGCTTTCAAACATCAAGCAATGCAGATGTTTGCACCTGCAGAAATCAACAAAG TGTCAGATCTTCGGTTGCCACCTGTGACACAACAGCCCTCAGTGTCCTCAGTGTCTACTTACACAGGCCTAAACATCTTCCCTCCTAGTTCTACTAGTCAGCGGTCCGCCTTCCTGTTCCTGGGTCTTTGCAGAGAGAATGTTGATGATGCCATGACAAAGCTGAAGAATCTATATCAGTCTCACTGCTCCACAAAAACCTTCACAAAGGAGGACCTGGCAGACCTCAACCAGAGTGACATGAAGGAGCTGAAGCAGATGGTGGAGACCCAGGGTTTATACATGCAGGTAGACCATCCCAATATGGGAGACTTGACGGTGAGAGGGTTAAAAGATGGGGTCAGCAAGGTGGTGCAGATACTTGAGACCAAGGCTCTCCTTAGAAGAGAAAGGAGAGTCTGGGAGGAGGACGAGTTGTACACTCGTGTGTCTTGGTGCATCCTGGGAAGTGATCACAGCTGGAAAAGACTCCCCAAAACAGCCAGTCACAACTTGGAAAATAGTAATGTCATGAAAGGAATAGTGGATGCTGAAGGAATTTCATGGAGTGTAGACCTGCAAAAGATGGAGGCCAAAAGCCTACTAACTAGACAGAGAACGCAGCTGAAACGACTTGAGAATCGGCCAG ATTTCTCTCTTCCACTGTACTGGGACAATATGGCTCCTGGTGAGAAGTTGAAAGTAGTTGCACTGCATCCTTCCTCTCCAGACTACAGCAAAATATCCATGGCCTTCAAACAAACTGTCAACAAGAGTATATTGAAG ATTGAGCGTGTGCAGAATATCCGCCTGCTCCAAATCTATGAAGCGCAGAAAAAGCACATTTCTGAAAAGGACATACATGGAAGAGGGGCAGGGGAAAAGCTTCTGTACCATGGGACGAGCAAAGACAACTGTGACTCCATCATAAATAATGGATTCAACAGGAGTTTCTCTGGAAGAAATG CAAATGCATATGGTCATGGAACCTATTTTGCTGTAAATGCCAGCTACTCAGCGCATACCACCTACGCCACACCAGCTGCAGATGGATCTCAGACCATGTTTGTGGCCCAAGTTCTAACTGGCACCTACACCCAGGGTAACGGCAACATGAGGGTGCCTCCACCTCGCAACAGCCAGAAGCTCCATGACCTTTATGACAGCGTGGTGGACCAAACACATAACCCAAGCATTTATGTCATCTTCAGTGATAACCAAGCTTACCCTGCCTATCTCATCACCTTCTGTTAG
- the si:ch211-174j14.2 gene encoding uncharacterized protein si:ch211-174j14.2, protein MAKRIDSFVWTDDEVELLLRITLEYKASKFQDNVDWESCQSKYADIMEKFLAQYPSQPTDKDFPHNGFIAKSQVTAKLKNVRAKYRQAVDTGRRSGQGRVIRIFFELCEKIWGGSHPSRCIDAGIETGDLDECAPLPSPQSSPQSRSPSIEPPADSSNSNASVENLPAPSLRPRRELLQAEQSPRGQAEEKGGDPAV, encoded by the exons ATGGCGAAGAGGATAGACTCCTTTGTGTGGACAGACGACGAAGTAGAACTTCTTCTTCGAATTACTTTAGAGTACAAAGCCTCAAAGTTCCAGGATAATGTTGACTGGGAGTCATGTCAGTCAAAGTACGCTGATATCATGGAAAAATTCCTGGCCCAATATCCCAGTCAGCCTACCGACAAGGATTTTCCTCACAACGGTTTTATAGCTAAATCCCAGGTCACGGCCAAGCTGAAAAATGTTAGGGCTAAGTACAGGCAAGCAGTGGACACTGGGCGCAGAAGTGGCCAGGGACGAGTGATCCGCATTTTCTTTGAACTCTGCGAGAAGATCTGGGGTGGCTCGCACCCTTCACGCTGCATCGACGCTGGCATCGAAACGGGGGACCTGGATGAATGTGCTCCGCTACCCTCCCCACAGTCATCCCCACAGTCGAGATCCCCGTCGATTGAACCGCCTGCTGATTCTTCAAACTCCAACGCATCCGTTGAAAATCTGCCTGCTCCATCGTTGAGACCGCGCAGAGAGCTGCTACAG GCTGAACAATCACCGAGGGGACAGGCTGAAGAGAAAGGCGGCGACCCTGCAGTCTGA